A genomic window from Thunnus maccoyii chromosome 2, fThuMac1.1, whole genome shotgun sequence includes:
- the LOC121911992 gene encoding claudin-9-like, whose protein sequence is MVSTGLQVLGLVLAVLGWVCGALVCAAPLWRVSAFVGGELVIAQVLWEGLWMNCLSQTTGHIQCKSYDSTLALPKSAQAARGLTVLSLLLCMLALMLGVAGAKCTHCMGDGNQASKARLARIAGVLFLVAGLVYLIPICWTAYAIIKDFYDPNVAAPLKRELGPALYLGWGASVLLLLGGVLLHVGSSPAGGIALPVYGGAAKDNPRTGAAGEVKQQEKSFV, encoded by the coding sequence ATGGTGTCAACAGGTCTTCAGGTGCTGGGCTTGGTGCTGGCTGTGCTGGGTTGGGTGTGTGGGGCGCTGGTGTGTGCGGCTCCTCTGTGGCGTGTGTCTGCCTTCGTAGGTGGAGAGCTGGTGATTGCCCAGGTTTTGTGGGAAGGACTGTGGATGAACTGTCTGTCTCAGACCACGGGCCACATCCAGTGTAAGAGCTATGACTCCACCCTGGCCCTGCCCAAGTCTGCCCAAGCTGCCCGGGGCCTCACTGTTCTCTCCCTGCTGCTCTGCATGCTGGCCCTCATGCTCGGGGTGGCAGGGGCCAAGTGTACTCACTGCATGGGTGACGGTAACCAGGCCTCCAAGGCGCGACTGGCTAGGATAGCAGGGGTGCTCTTCCTTGTGGCTGGCCTGGTCTACTTGATACCCATCTGTTGGACTGCTTATGCGATAATCAAGGACTTCTATGATCCAAACGTTGCAGCACCTTTAAAGAGGGAGTTGGGACCAGCACTGTACCTGGGCTGGGGGGCCAGCGTGCTTCTCCTGCTGGGGGGTGTTCTGCTACATGTCGGCTCCTCTCCAGCAGGAGGAATAGCGCTGCCTGTTTACGGAGGAGCAGCAAAGGACAACCCACGTACAGGGGCGGCAGGAGAGGTGAAGCAACAGGAAAAATCTTTTGTATAA